A region from the bacterium genome encodes:
- a CDS encoding acyl-CoA dehydrogenase encodes MRREIFSDEHLEFRQQFQRFVKAEVEPHIGEWNEAGITPRSIWKRMGEEGFLGANEPEAYGGAEGGFLYNAIIQEELAYHRAHCLQASLHTDICVPYLSTFGSEAQKQKYLTGAISGDCLLAIGMTEPSTGSDLANVQTSAIRDGDHFVVNGAKTFISNGQNCDLIILVAKTDPSKRHDGISLLLVDADAPGFERGRALKKIGLRGQDTSEMFFNDCRVPVDNLLGVEGNGFKMLMEKLQQERLSIAVSSMASIRRSLDDTLEYVKQRQAFGQPIGSFQNTQFKLAELETEYEIGRVFVDRLLAAHVGGDEIVKEVSMAKFWTTDLQKKVAAECLQLHGGYGFMQEYPISADYCDAAVQSIYAGTNEIMKVIVARRLGL; translated from the coding sequence TTGCGCAGAGAGATTTTTTCCGACGAACACCTGGAGTTTCGCCAACAGTTCCAGCGTTTTGTGAAAGCAGAGGTCGAGCCCCATATCGGCGAGTGGAACGAGGCCGGGATCACGCCGCGCAGCATCTGGAAGCGAATGGGGGAAGAGGGGTTCCTGGGAGCCAATGAGCCCGAAGCCTACGGGGGTGCGGAAGGCGGCTTCCTGTACAACGCGATCATCCAGGAAGAACTCGCCTACCACCGCGCACACTGTCTGCAGGCGTCACTTCACACCGATATCTGCGTGCCCTATCTGAGCACCTTCGGAAGCGAAGCTCAGAAGCAGAAGTACCTGACCGGCGCCATCAGCGGCGATTGCCTGCTGGCAATCGGCATGACCGAACCCAGTACGGGATCCGATCTGGCCAATGTGCAGACCAGCGCGATTCGCGATGGCGATCATTTCGTGGTCAACGGTGCAAAGACCTTCATCTCCAACGGTCAGAATTGCGACCTGATCATCCTGGTCGCGAAGACCGATCCGTCCAAGCGACACGACGGTATCAGCCTGTTGCTGGTCGACGCAGACGCACCCGGTTTCGAACGCGGACGGGCCTTGAAGAAAATCGGACTGCGCGGCCAGGACACCAGCGAGATGTTCTTCAACGACTGTCGCGTACCCGTCGACAATCTTCTGGGCGTGGAAGGCAATGGCTTCAAGATGCTCATGGAGAAGCTACAACAGGAACGATTGTCGATTGCGGTCTCGTCGATGGCCTCGATTCGACGTTCGCTCGACGACACGCTCGAGTACGTCAAGCAGCGACAGGCGTTTGGACAACCGATCGGCAGTTTCCAGAACACTCAGTTCAAGCTGGCGGAACTCGAAACGGAATACGAGATCGGCCGGGTCTTCGTGGACCGCCTGCTCGCCGCCCATGTCGGCGGCGATGAGATCGTCAAGGAAGTTTCCATGGCGAAGTTCTGGACCACGGATCTGCAGAAGAAGGTGGCCGCCGAATGTCTGCAACTCCACGGAGGCTACGGCTTCATGCAGGAGTATCCGATCTCGGCGGATTACTGCGACGCCGCAGTTCAGAGCATCTACGCGGGTACGAATGAGATCATGAAGGTGATCGTCGCGCGGCGCCTCGGACTCTAG
- a CDS encoding alpha/beta fold hydrolase: MYETPTRAGHLEVRGLEMAFRWYGPLEGRPFLLVHGFTGSSDDFSDHVEALAELGPTVLVDLRGHGDSTNLGEASAYSIDELVEDLAAALESLEIEKCDLLGHSMGGMATLHFALRYPEKLHSLVLMDTTDSPIDIVPPEQLEKLMSFVEKAGSDGLLQVAAAPGRERAPAQLAYEDRVGSELARGRIEKKLRAMDPAAFIGFGRSLGNRVILRDRLGEIECPTLVMVGVQDRPFIGPSHAMVAGIRDAHLAEISDAAHSPQLENPDEWIAQIRAHLERARS; this comes from the coding sequence ATGTACGAAACGCCGACCCGCGCGGGTCACCTCGAAGTTCGCGGTCTCGAAATGGCCTTCCGCTGGTACGGGCCGCTGGAGGGACGCCCCTTCCTGCTCGTCCACGGTTTCACCGGCTCCAGTGACGATTTCAGCGATCACGTCGAAGCGCTGGCCGAGCTGGGGCCCACAGTGCTGGTCGACCTGCGTGGCCACGGTGATTCGACGAACCTGGGCGAGGCCAGCGCCTATTCCATCGACGAACTGGTCGAAGACCTTGCCGCTGCACTCGAGAGCCTCGAAATCGAGAAGTGCGATCTTCTGGGCCACTCGATGGGTGGCATGGCCACGTTGCACTTCGCCCTGCGCTATCCGGAAAAGCTGCACTCTCTGGTCCTGATGGACACGACGGATTCACCGATCGATATCGTGCCGCCCGAGCAACTGGAGAAGCTGATGAGCTTCGTCGAGAAGGCCGGCTCCGATGGATTGCTGCAGGTGGCCGCTGCTCCGGGTCGGGAACGCGCTCCGGCACAACTCGCCTACGAAGACCGCGTGGGTTCCGAACTCGCTCGGGGGCGGATCGAGAAGAAGCTGCGCGCCATGGATCCGGCGGCGTTTATCGGCTTCGGGCGATCTCTGGGGAATCGCGTGATCCTGCGCGACCGCCTGGGTGAGATCGAGTGCCCCACGCTTGTAATGGTCGGCGTCCAGGATCGGCCATTCATCGGACCTTCCCACGCGATGGTCGCGGGTATCCGCGACGCGCACCTGGCCGAGATTTCCGATGCCGCACACAGCCCGCAACTAGAGAATCCCGACGAGTGGATTGCTCAGATTCGAGCGCACCTGGAGCGCGCGCGCAGTTAG
- a CDS encoding zinc-binding dehydrogenase, translated as MRACTMRDRKLVVDTLPDPVPEAGQVLVKTLACGICGSDLHMLKHADIMREVGRRTGQGEGMDPNRDVVMGHEFCAEIVDFGPNTSQTLKPGTRVCSIPVAFGPQGAGAVGYSNDFPGGYGELMVLNEMMLLEVPNGLDTDRAALTEPMAVGYHAVEKAQLVGGEVPIVIGCGPVGLAVIAALKLKGAGPIIAAEFSSKRREMAEQMGADIVLNPADHSPYEKWKELAIPEGIDMENPMMAMMAQGQIKPCVVFECVGVPGLLQQVIEGAPRHARVVVAGVCMEVDKIEPIFGINKELNIQFVLGYGPDEFSTTLTNIAEGRINVDPLITGKIGVDGVPEAFEELASPDRHAKILVEPWR; from the coding sequence ATGCGTGCCTGTACGATGCGTGACCGCAAACTGGTCGTCGATACCTTGCCCGATCCAGTTCCGGAGGCCGGGCAGGTGCTGGTCAAGACTCTGGCTTGCGGCATCTGCGGTTCCGACCTGCACATGCTCAAACACGCCGACATCATGCGCGAAGTCGGCCGGCGAACCGGCCAGGGCGAGGGCATGGACCCGAACCGGGACGTGGTCATGGGCCACGAATTCTGCGCGGAGATCGTCGACTTCGGACCCAACACCTCGCAGACCCTGAAACCCGGTACGCGGGTGTGCTCGATCCCGGTCGCGTTCGGACCCCAGGGCGCGGGCGCGGTCGGCTACTCCAACGATTTCCCGGGTGGCTACGGCGAATTGATGGTCTTGAACGAGATGATGCTTCTCGAGGTTCCCAACGGACTCGACACGGATCGCGCCGCCCTGACCGAACCGATGGCCGTTGGCTATCACGCGGTTGAAAAAGCCCAACTGGTCGGAGGAGAAGTTCCGATCGTGATCGGTTGCGGACCGGTCGGCCTGGCCGTGATTGCCGCGCTCAAACTCAAGGGAGCGGGCCCGATCATCGCGGCGGAGTTCTCGTCGAAGCGACGCGAGATGGCCGAACAGATGGGCGCGGACATCGTGCTGAATCCGGCCGATCACTCGCCCTACGAGAAGTGGAAGGAACTCGCCATTCCCGAGGGCATCGACATGGAGAATCCGATGATGGCCATGATGGCGCAGGGCCAGATCAAACCCTGCGTCGTATTCGAATGCGTCGGTGTTCCGGGGCTTCTGCAACAGGTGATCGAAGGTGCACCGCGCCATGCGCGCGTGGTGGTCGCGGGCGTGTGCATGGAGGTCGACAAGATCGAACCGATCTTCGGCATCAACAAAGAGCTGAACATCCAGTTCGTGCTGGGTTACGGGCCCGACGAATTCTCCACTACGCTGACGAACATCGCCGAAGGGCGAATCAACGTGGATCCGCTGATCACCGGAAAGATCGGCGTCGACGGCGTGCCCGAGGCCTTCGAGGAGCTCGCGAGTCCCGATCGCCACGCCAAGATCCTGGTGGAACCCTGGCGTTAG
- a CDS encoding SDR family oxidoreductase: MDLGLTGKSVLVTGSYRGTGEGIVRVLAREGATVLVHGFGDGEPDRVVDEIRASGGEAFGVVGDIREDDGAERVIREALKGRERVDVLVNSYGVAEGRGWLESPSEEWIDLYQKNVVSGVRLVKGFVSGMREAGWGRIIWISTIGSQRPAARTPAYYASKAALGNMTVSLMKELEGTGITVNTVSPGLIATREVKQSFLRMAKKRGWGEDWPSVQRKIASEVFPNPTGRIAEVEEVGDLIAFLSSERAGYLNGANLRIDGGAADAVN, encoded by the coding sequence ATGGATCTGGGTCTGACGGGCAAGAGTGTCCTGGTTACCGGCAGCTATCGCGGTACGGGCGAGGGGATTGTGCGCGTATTGGCACGCGAAGGCGCGACGGTGCTCGTGCACGGCTTTGGCGACGGCGAACCCGATCGCGTCGTCGACGAGATTCGCGCAAGCGGCGGCGAAGCTTTCGGAGTCGTCGGCGATATTCGCGAGGACGACGGCGCCGAACGGGTCATCCGTGAAGCCCTGAAGGGTCGCGAGCGAGTCGATGTTCTGGTGAACAGCTACGGTGTGGCCGAAGGCCGCGGCTGGCTCGAAAGTCCGAGCGAGGAGTGGATCGATCTGTACCAGAAGAACGTGGTCTCGGGAGTTCGTCTGGTGAAGGGCTTCGTTTCCGGCATGCGCGAGGCCGGCTGGGGTCGAATCATCTGGATCTCGACGATTGGATCTCAACGGCCGGCCGCGCGAACTCCCGCCTACTACGCGTCGAAGGCGGCGCTCGGAAACATGACGGTCAGCCTCATGAAAGAACTCGAAGGCACCGGAATTACAGTCAATACCGTCAGTCCCGGGTTGATCGCCACGCGCGAGGTGAAGCAGAGTTTCCTGCGCATGGCGAAAAAGCGCGGATGGGGCGAAGACTGGCCGAGCGTACAGCGCAAGATCGCCTCGGAGGTTTTTCCCAATCCCACCGGTCGGATCGCAGAGGTGGAAGAGGTGGGCGACCTGATCGCTTTTCTCAGCAGTGAACGAGCGGGCTATCTGAACGGCGCAAATCTGCGCATCGACGGGGGCGCGGCGGACGCCGTCAACTGA
- a CDS encoding acyl-CoA dehydrogenase, producing the protein MADRNEHWLSQARSLRDTVENQAEKAEQLRTLPREIVDALWDRGLMQFMNPKEAGGDEPSMREMLDVWQELAWQDGSVGWISIACFPSAAFAAAFLPDKGFEDVFTANANRVTLAGEFAPKGQGVKIDGGYQVTGSWNFGSGTGHSEYVVGGFIPIVDGQPVMEPTGLPALTVAIFPRAQIEFTDGWHVTGLKATGSFDYNVQDVFVPEHRTFKLFTRENKRGGNLYKLGIMPITCAGHAAWALGAARSALDDVIELARQKTRLGDPSTLAEKPTFQRNLAHHEGMWRAARLLVYDTCCAVADAVVAGEELTTDMRRDLRLAGTYATEACREVVQFVHLAAGTSAIREGSRLERVFRDMYTGTQHAFISERIYIETARLLLGLDEDNVTL; encoded by the coding sequence ATGGCGGACCGGAACGAGCACTGGCTGAGCCAGGCGCGCAGCCTGCGCGACACCGTGGAGAATCAGGCCGAAAAGGCGGAGCAGTTGCGCACACTGCCGCGAGAGATCGTCGATGCCCTCTGGGATCGGGGCCTCATGCAGTTCATGAACCCGAAGGAAGCGGGTGGCGACGAGCCGAGCATGCGGGAAATGCTCGATGTGTGGCAGGAACTCGCCTGGCAGGACGGTTCGGTGGGCTGGATCTCCATAGCGTGCTTTCCCTCCGCGGCCTTTGCCGCTGCCTTTCTGCCCGACAAGGGTTTTGAGGATGTGTTCACGGCCAATGCCAATCGCGTGACGCTCGCCGGTGAGTTCGCTCCCAAGGGCCAGGGCGTGAAAATCGACGGCGGGTATCAGGTGACTGGAAGCTGGAACTTCGGCAGTGGTACCGGCCATTCGGAATACGTCGTCGGCGGCTTCATTCCGATCGTCGACGGACAACCCGTGATGGAACCGACGGGCCTGCCAGCGCTGACGGTCGCGATCTTTCCGCGCGCACAGATCGAATTCACCGACGGCTGGCACGTGACCGGGCTCAAGGCCACCGGCAGCTTCGACTACAACGTACAGGACGTCTTCGTTCCCGAGCATCGCACCTTCAAACTATTCACTCGCGAGAACAAGCGCGGCGGGAACCTGTACAAGCTCGGGATCATGCCGATCACCTGTGCCGGTCACGCGGCCTGGGCGCTGGGTGCCGCTCGCAGCGCACTCGACGACGTGATCGAACTCGCTCGACAGAAGACGCGCCTGGGTGATCCTTCGACACTCGCCGAAAAACCGACCTTCCAGCGCAATCTCGCCCATCACGAAGGTATGTGGCGAGCGGCCAGACTCCTGGTCTACGACACCTGTTGTGCTGTCGCAGACGCGGTCGTGGCCGGTGAGGAACTCACGACCGATATGCGACGCGATCTGCGTCTGGCGGGAACCTATGCCACGGAAGCGTGTCGGGAAGTCGTGCAGTTCGTACACCTGGCGGCCGGCACCTCGGCCATCCGCGAAGGCAGTCGGCTGGAGCGGGTCTTCCGCGACATGTACACGGGCACACAGCACGCGTTCATCAGCGAGAGGATCTACATCGAGACGGCGCGCCTGCTACTCGGACTCGACGAGGACAACGTCACGCTCTGA
- a CDS encoding enoyl-CoA hydratase gives MEFDVVQYAVSQNIATVTLNRPDVRNALNWAAYAQLEAAFRNAQKDPEVRCVILTGADPSFCSGDDVREIMAGSSGEATGQRLRAVRPRPTPAALAVLECDRPVIAAVNGAAVGWGMDLTLFCDIRIASERAKFGELFIKRGLISDMGGLGYLPQIVGPSKAAELLFTGDVIDAKEAERIGLVSQVLPHESLRDAAAGLASRIAANPPLALRYMKEGLRRARTADVHELGAYVGQTLGTLFATEDHKEGVAAFLEKRKATFHGR, from the coding sequence ATGGAGTTCGATGTCGTCCAGTACGCGGTGAGCCAGAACATCGCGACCGTCACACTCAATCGACCCGATGTGCGCAACGCGCTCAACTGGGCCGCATACGCTCAACTCGAGGCGGCCTTCCGCAACGCCCAGAAGGACCCCGAAGTCCGCTGCGTGATCTTGACGGGAGCCGACCCCTCCTTCTGCTCGGGCGACGACGTGCGCGAAATCATGGCGGGCAGCAGTGGTGAAGCCACGGGCCAGCGTCTACGCGCAGTTCGTCCCAGGCCCACGCCCGCGGCCCTCGCCGTGCTGGAGTGCGACCGCCCGGTGATTGCCGCGGTCAATGGTGCCGCCGTCGGCTGGGGCATGGATCTGACACTGTTCTGCGATATCCGCATCGCCTCGGAGCGCGCAAAATTCGGAGAACTGTTCATCAAGCGCGGATTGATCTCGGACATGGGCGGCCTGGGTTATCTTCCGCAGATTGTGGGTCCGTCCAAGGCCGCCGAACTCCTCTTCACCGGCGATGTGATCGATGCCAAAGAAGCCGAGCGAATCGGGCTGGTCAGCCAGGTACTCCCACACGAGTCTCTGCGCGACGCGGCCGCGGGCCTGGCGAGCCGCATCGCCGCAAATCCACCACTCGCGCTGCGCTATATGAAGGAAGGCCTGCGCCGCGCGCGCACGGCCGATGTTCACGAACTCGGCGCCTACGTCGGACAGACACTCGGCACGCTATTCGCGACCGAAGACCACAAAGAGGGCGTGGCCGCGTTCCTCGAAAAGCGCAAGGCCACGTTTCACGGCCGATAA
- a CDS encoding pyridoxamine 5'-phosphate oxidase family protein — translation MATIETIEELEAIYGHPLAAATVKEVDHITPHYRAMIEASPFVALATSGPDGLDCSPRGDMAGFVRVHDEHTLMLPDRRGNNRVDSLRNIVLDPRAALLFLIPGFGNTLRANGSAKLSSDSDLLESFAVNGKAPRSVIVFNVESIYFQCARALLRSDLWNSNKHADPSSLPTAGEILAALSENRVGGSDYDAEWPDRARSTLW, via the coding sequence ATGGCGACCATCGAAACGATCGAAGAACTCGAGGCGATCTACGGCCACCCCTTGGCGGCGGCGACGGTGAAGGAAGTCGATCACATCACCCCGCATTACCGCGCGATGATCGAAGCTTCGCCGTTTGTCGCGTTGGCGACCAGCGGTCCGGATGGACTCGACTGTTCGCCGCGTGGCGACATGGCCGGATTCGTCCGCGTGCACGACGAACACACCCTGATGCTGCCTGACCGGCGAGGCAACAACCGCGTCGACTCGCTGCGCAATATCGTGCTCGATCCACGGGCTGCCCTGCTGTTTCTGATTCCCGGCTTCGGCAACACGTTACGGGCGAACGGGAGCGCGAAGCTGAGCAGCGATTCCGACCTGCTGGAGTCATTCGCGGTCAACGGCAAGGCCCCGCGCTCCGTGATCGTGTTCAACGTCGAATCCATCTACTTCCAGTGTGCGCGCGCTCTGCTCCGCTCGGATCTGTGGAACTCGAACAAGCACGCCGATCCGAGCAGCCTGCCCACGGCTGGCGAGATTCTGGCCGCGTTGAGCGAGAACCGCGTCGGCGGGTCAGACTACGACGCAGAGTGGCCGGATCGCGCCAGAAGCACCCTCTGGTAG